From the genome of Chitinispirillales bacterium ANBcel5, one region includes:
- a CDS encoding V-type ATPase 116kDa subunit family protein: MIVKMKRMDLLLYHKEREKFLDDLGKLGVVHITEAQESDSPKVQELRGVGHLSVRVIDTLKKIQKEKDLQVDQVKEGDAKEILFRFEELETQKEKIEQDIENLLKDKETLEPWGNFDHQKVNKLKEVGVKIRFYTMSDKLFEQIDRKEYPVEEINRIDSTVYFIAIENGGVIEIPQSEEVHLPALSLKQVEENIAKLVKERKRVEQSIEKMVNRIELLEKFRVDTFNQYQFEKARLSLKREAKGRMLSLSGWFPSDKEKELRNYVNRHPAYVSIRDPKEDEDVPVKLRNRSFPTLFEPILGLYSLPTYNELDLTPFIAPFFAIFFGLCLGDAGYGMVLTVLAIYAGMKVKPKLKPFMKLGVFLGLSTFVSGVLLNTFFGMTIFGGPGIEESALFPVGVQYFAPLSAQVGPAGQVFPAMSLALVVGAVQLLFGIGLQSYMKIKYSGIAAGLQPISTILIMLGAFVWSAHADLLGLGIGEFTVGPVEMGAFLISVPQRVGQGLTIFGLIGILLFNNIEKKFILRPLTGLWELYNLITGTLQNLLSYLRLFALGLAGGLLGGAFNQIAFLFITDNGEINYASWGLIATILVLVFGHGLNLALSAMGAFVHPLRLTFVEFYGAVGYKGGSKPFIPFAKVDQ, encoded by the coding sequence ATGATAGTTAAAATGAAAAGAATGGACCTGCTCCTCTACCATAAGGAACGGGAAAAATTTCTGGATGATCTTGGTAAGCTCGGTGTTGTTCACATCACCGAAGCTCAGGAATCTGATTCACCCAAAGTTCAGGAACTAAGAGGTGTAGGGCATCTGTCGGTAAGAGTTATCGATACGCTCAAAAAAATTCAAAAAGAAAAAGACCTTCAGGTTGATCAGGTAAAAGAAGGCGATGCTAAAGAAATTCTGTTTCGTTTTGAAGAACTTGAGACTCAAAAGGAAAAAATTGAGCAGGATATAGAAAATCTGCTTAAAGATAAAGAAACTCTTGAGCCATGGGGAAATTTCGATCATCAGAAAGTAAACAAACTGAAAGAGGTTGGTGTAAAAATCAGGTTTTACACCATGTCAGATAAACTATTCGAACAGATAGATCGCAAAGAGTATCCTGTTGAAGAAATAAACAGAATTGATTCTACTGTGTATTTCATCGCCATTGAAAATGGTGGGGTTATTGAAATACCTCAAAGTGAAGAAGTTCATCTTCCTGCACTTTCATTAAAACAGGTTGAAGAAAATATAGCCAAATTAGTGAAAGAACGCAAAAGGGTAGAGCAGTCGATCGAAAAGATGGTAAACAGAATTGAGCTTCTGGAAAAATTCAGGGTCGATACATTCAATCAATACCAGTTTGAAAAAGCAAGGCTGTCACTTAAAAGGGAAGCTAAAGGAAGAATGTTGTCTTTATCCGGATGGTTTCCCAGTGATAAAGAAAAAGAGCTAAGAAATTATGTAAACAGACATCCTGCTTATGTTTCTATAAGGGATCCAAAGGAGGATGAGGATGTTCCTGTAAAGTTAAGAAATCGCTCCTTTCCTACTCTCTTTGAGCCAATTTTGGGTCTTTATTCTTTACCTACATATAATGAGCTTGATCTAACGCCCTTTATAGCGCCATTCTTTGCGATATTCTTTGGTTTGTGTCTGGGTGATGCTGGGTATGGAATGGTTTTAACCGTACTTGCGATTTATGCAGGGATGAAAGTTAAACCTAAACTAAAACCATTTATGAAACTCGGCGTGTTTCTTGGGTTGTCAACATTTGTTAGTGGTGTTTTACTTAACACCTTCTTTGGTATGACAATCTTTGGTGGTCCAGGTATTGAAGAAAGCGCACTATTTCCTGTAGGTGTGCAGTATTTTGCTCCACTTTCGGCACAGGTTGGACCTGCAGGACAGGTGTTTCCTGCAATGAGTTTAGCCTTGGTTGTTGGTGCTGTACAACTGTTGTTTGGTATTGGTCTCCAGTCTTATATGAAAATTAAGTATTCGGGTATTGCTGCCGGATTGCAACCAATAAGTACAATTTTAATAATGCTGGGGGCATTTGTTTGGTCTGCTCATGCCGATCTTCTTGGTCTTGGAATAGGGGAATTTACCGTTGGGCCTGTAGAGATGGGCGCCTTTTTGATTTCTGTTCCCCAAAGAGTAGGGCAAGGATTAACTATATTTGGATTAATTGGTATCCTTCTTTTCAATAACATAGAGAAAAAGTTTATTTTAAGGCCTCTCACCGGACTTTGGGAGCTTTATAACCTAATAACAGGAACACTTCAGAATCTACTGTCGTATCTGCGTCTTTTTGCGCTTGGTCTTGCAGGAGGATTACTTGGAGGGGCTTTCAATCAGATCGCATTTCTGTTCATTACAGATAACGGAGAGATTAATTATGCCTCCTGGGGTTTGATTGCAACAATTCTGGTTCTGGTATTTGGGCACGGTCTTAACCTTGCTCTCTCAGCTATGGGAGCATTTGTTCATCCGTTACGTTTAACATTTGTAGAATTTTATGGAGCAGTTGGGTATAAGGGTGGTAGTAAACCATTTATTCCTTTTGCTAAAGTTGATCAGTAA
- a CDS encoding V-type ATP synthase subunit D, with amino-acid sequence MALKFQYNKTFLQQLNKELKIRENALPTLIAKESALRLEVKKAKEQVAEYEKKVEEMLASISQTYRLWNEMPGELISIKDVNIDIKKIAGVKTPVLNDVEFDVRRYSLISNAAWVPQGLELIKNIAEVKIGLELGKKKVSILEYARKKTTQKVNLYEKVQIPEYNEAIRRIKRFLEDDENLSKSSQKILKAKIAMAEAA; translated from the coding sequence ATGGCATTAAAATTTCAATACAATAAGACTTTTCTTCAACAGCTTAATAAAGAACTGAAGATAAGAGAAAATGCTCTTCCTACTCTTATTGCAAAGGAGTCTGCTTTAAGGCTTGAGGTAAAAAAAGCCAAGGAGCAGGTTGCGGAGTATGAAAAGAAGGTAGAGGAGATGCTTGCATCAATCTCTCAAACGTATAGACTCTGGAATGAGATGCCAGGAGAGCTTATAAGCATTAAAGACGTTAATATCGACATTAAGAAAATTGCGGGTGTTAAAACTCCGGTATTGAATGATGTAGAGTTTGATGTTCGTCGGTACAGTTTAATAAGCAATGCGGCATGGGTTCCTCAGGGTCTTGAACTGATCAAAAATATTGCAGAAGTAAAAATTGGCCTTGAACTTGGGAAGAAAAAGGTTTCTATTTTGGAATATGCCCGAAAGAAAACAACTCAGAAAGTTAATCTTTATGAAAAGGTGCAAATTCCTGAATACAATGAAGCTATCCGGAGAATCAAACGTTTTCTTGAAGATGATGAAAACTTGTCAAAATCTTCACAGAAAATACTAAAGGCCAAAATTGCCATGGCGGAGGCTGCATAA
- a CDS encoding V-type ATP synthase subunit B, which translates to MKTKAFQKIYTHIENVTKATCTVEAEGVANDEMATVDGRPAQVVKISGNKITLQIFPGTQGIATNAEVVFLGKPPTLKVSDELKGRFFNAYGEPIDGGPDIEGKEIEIGGPSVNPVRRKQPSELIATGIAGIDLNNTLVSGQKIPFFADPDQPFNAVMADVALRAKADAIILGGMGLSNDDYLYYKTLFDNAGALDRITAFINTTESPPVERLLIPDMCLSAAEHFATTKNANVLVLLTDMTLYADALSIVSNRMDQIPSKDSMPGSLYSDLARIYEKAAQLPDGGSITIIAVTTLSGGDITHAIPDNTGYITEGQLYLRRDTDIARVIIDPFRSLSRLKQLVIGKKTRSDHPQVMNTAIRLYADAASARTKLENGFDLTEYDQRTLKFAKEYSRELLAIDINIEIDEMLDTGWRLFGKYFSKDEVGIKQEIMDKFWVGAE; encoded by the coding sequence ATGAAAACAAAAGCTTTTCAGAAAATTTATACTCATATTGAAAATGTTACGAAAGCAACATGTACAGTGGAAGCTGAAGGTGTTGCGAATGACGAAATGGCGACGGTTGACGGAAGGCCTGCGCAGGTAGTTAAGATTTCCGGCAATAAAATTACTCTGCAGATTTTTCCGGGGACTCAGGGTATCGCGACCAATGCAGAGGTGGTTTTCCTTGGAAAGCCACCAACACTAAAAGTCTCCGATGAGTTGAAGGGACGTTTTTTCAATGCCTATGGTGAGCCCATTGATGGTGGACCGGATATCGAGGGTAAAGAGATCGAAATTGGTGGTCCTTCGGTGAACCCGGTTAGAAGAAAACAACCTTCGGAGCTTATCGCTACCGGTATTGCTGGGATCGACCTTAACAACACACTGGTTTCGGGACAGAAAATACCTTTCTTCGCTGATCCTGACCAGCCCTTCAATGCGGTTATGGCAGATGTGGCACTCAGAGCAAAAGCTGATGCTATTATTCTGGGTGGTATGGGATTGTCAAATGACGACTATCTTTACTACAAAACTCTTTTTGATAATGCCGGTGCACTGGATCGTATTACCGCTTTTATTAACACCACAGAGAGTCCACCGGTTGAACGTCTTCTGATTCCGGATATGTGTCTTAGTGCTGCAGAACACTTTGCAACAACAAAGAATGCAAATGTACTGGTGCTTTTGACCGATATGACACTCTATGCAGATGCCCTGTCGATTGTGTCAAACCGTATGGATCAGATTCCTTCAAAAGACAGTATGCCCGGATCTCTGTACAGTGATTTGGCAAGAATTTACGAAAAGGCAGCCCAGTTACCTGATGGCGGATCGATTACCATTATCGCAGTGACGACACTTTCTGGTGGTGATATTACCCATGCTATTCCTGATAATACAGGATATATCACTGAAGGACAGCTGTATTTACGTCGTGATACTGATATCGCACGAGTTATTATCGATCCCTTCAGAAGTCTCTCCCGTCTTAAGCAGCTTGTGATTGGTAAAAAGACTCGCTCTGATCATCCACAGGTGATGAACACCGCTATTCGTCTTTATGCTGATGCTGCAAGTGCACGGACAAAACTGGAAAATGGTTTTGACCTAACAGAATACGATCAGCGTACACTTAAGTTTGCAAAAGAGTATTCACGTGAGCTATTGGCTATCGATATCAATATAGAAATTGATGAGATGCTTGATACCGGGTGGAGACTCTTTGGAAAATACTTTTCAAAAGATGAAGTTGGTATTAAACAGGAAATCATGGATAAATTTTGGGTTGGAGCCGAATAA
- a CDS encoding V-type ATP synthase subunit A: MSTKGKVTGIIANLVTIEVDGPIAQNEICYIDLKGTKLMAEVIKISGKNAYVQVFESTRGLYVGCLVEFTGHMLEVNLGPGMLSRNYDGLQNDLDTMEGVFLKRGEYTPALSAETKWHFTPLVKQGDVVQASDWIGNVKEGWIDHKIMVPFNFKGTYKIKSIVGEGDYTAHETMAVVEDSDGTEHTLTMTMKWPVKVEVKGYKNKPRPFKIMETGIRAIDTLNPITEGGTGFIPGPFGCGKTVLQHALSKYAEADLIIVVACGERANEVVDIFTEFPELDDPRTGRKLIERTIIICNTSNMPVAAREASVYTGMTIAEYYRMMGLKVLLLADSTSRWAQALREMSNRMEELPGPDAFPMDLPAIIANFYSRAGYVYLNNGQSGSITFVGTVSPAGGNLKEPVTESTKKAARCFYALSQGRADSKRYPAVDPIDSYSKYIEYNEVVEYLDKTVEQGWVDKVLQLKDILLRGKEANDQINILGDDGVPLEYHIVFNKSEVIDFVILQQDAFDRVDASTSLKRQQYMVNKVLGICDAEFNFDSFEEIGIYFKRVINLLRQMNYKEFQSDDFNELEQQVDNLLAQRISESIAQA, translated from the coding sequence ATGAGCACCAAGGGAAAAGTGACTGGAATTATCGCCAATCTGGTCACTATCGAAGTTGACGGCCCGATAGCCCAGAATGAGATCTGTTATATTGATCTTAAAGGAACCAAATTGATGGCCGAGGTGATCAAAATTAGCGGCAAGAACGCATATGTTCAGGTATTCGAAAGCACCCGCGGTCTCTATGTAGGGTGTCTTGTCGAGTTTACCGGTCATATGCTGGAAGTGAATCTGGGGCCCGGAATGTTGTCCAGAAACTACGATGGACTGCAAAATGATCTGGATACCATGGAGGGAGTTTTCCTTAAAAGAGGAGAGTACACTCCGGCACTAAGCGCAGAAACCAAGTGGCATTTCACTCCACTGGTAAAGCAGGGTGATGTGGTACAGGCCTCTGACTGGATTGGTAATGTAAAGGAAGGCTGGATTGATCATAAAATAATGGTTCCTTTCAACTTTAAGGGCACATACAAAATTAAATCTATAGTAGGTGAGGGTGATTATACCGCTCATGAAACTATGGCTGTAGTTGAGGACTCTGATGGTACAGAACACACGCTTACCATGACCATGAAATGGCCTGTTAAGGTTGAGGTTAAAGGATACAAGAACAAACCTCGTCCTTTCAAAATAATGGAAACCGGTATCCGCGCAATTGATACACTGAATCCAATTACCGAGGGTGGAACCGGGTTTATTCCTGGTCCGTTTGGTTGTGGAAAGACCGTGCTTCAGCATGCTCTTTCAAAATACGCCGAAGCGGATCTTATTATCGTAGTTGCCTGTGGTGAACGTGCTAACGAGGTGGTTGACATCTTTACCGAGTTCCCTGAACTCGATGATCCGCGTACCGGACGTAAGCTCATTGAACGTACTATTATTATTTGTAATACTTCCAATATGCCGGTTGCAGCTCGTGAAGCAAGTGTATATACCGGTATGACAATCGCAGAGTACTACCGTATGATGGGGCTCAAAGTGCTCCTCCTGGCTGACTCTACATCAAGATGGGCGCAGGCTCTAAGAGAGATGTCAAACCGTATGGAAGAGCTCCCTGGTCCTGATGCGTTCCCTATGGATTTACCTGCTATTATTGCAAACTTCTATTCAAGAGCCGGGTATGTTTATCTCAATAACGGGCAATCGGGATCGATAACCTTTGTTGGTACGGTTAGTCCTGCAGGTGGTAACCTTAAAGAGCCGGTGACCGAATCTACTAAAAAAGCGGCAAGATGTTTTTACGCCCTATCACAGGGTCGGGCAGACAGTAAGAGGTATCCTGCGGTTGATCCGATCGACAGTTATTCAAAGTACATTGAATATAACGAGGTTGTTGAGTATCTGGACAAAACTGTTGAGCAGGGTTGGGTTGATAAGGTATTACAGCTTAAAGATATTTTGCTCAGAGGTAAGGAAGCTAACGACCAGATTAATATTCTTGGTGATGATGGTGTACCACTTGAATACCATATCGTGTTCAATAAGTCTGAAGTAATCGATTTTGTGATTTTACAGCAGGATGCATTTGATCGGGTTGATGCTTCAACATCACTGAAGCGTCAGCAGTACATGGTTAATAAGGTGCTGGGAATTTGTGACGCAGAGTTTAATTTCGATTCTTTTGAGGAAATTGGTATCTATTTTAAGAGAGTCATAAACCTACTGCGTCAGATGAATTATAAAGAGTTTCAGAGTGATGATTTCAATGAACTTGAACAGCAGGTGGATAATCTGTTGGCTCAGAGAATATCTGAATCAATCGCCCAGGCCTAA
- a CDS encoding DUF2764 family protein, whose protein sequence is MARNYYYFVSGLPDLIVDESKNVVAFNAFMEEAMEELDDKDFEVLRALRLPVDNANLISALVSQKKEFDPRGNYSKEEINSALRSPENLDDYMQVFLKSYKEKKQLFGDLTPADQLNWLFYEEMLTHESEYVREWFIFDLNLRNILSAINCRKGLGHIEALGNGRDGALKSTIIGKNEITEAILRSSASDFGLSSALPWIERLLSSSKGELVTFEKEIDQLKWDMAEELVGLSYFGIETIAAFTIRLMIVERWMKLDVKTGRLKLDSLVEKLKNSFTVPAGF, encoded by the coding sequence ATGGCCAGGAACTATTATTATTTCGTTTCAGGTCTTCCTGACCTTATTGTTGATGAGAGCAAGAATGTAGTTGCATTCAACGCTTTTATGGAAGAGGCCATGGAAGAACTTGACGACAAAGATTTTGAAGTCCTGAGAGCACTACGGCTTCCTGTCGATAACGCAAACCTGATCTCGGCTCTTGTTTCCCAGAAGAAGGAATTTGATCCAAGGGGAAACTACTCAAAAGAGGAGATAAATTCAGCATTGCGCTCTCCGGAGAACCTCGATGACTATATGCAGGTTTTCCTGAAATCCTATAAGGAGAAGAAGCAATTATTTGGTGATCTGACTCCGGCCGATCAGCTCAATTGGCTTTTTTACGAGGAAATGTTAACTCATGAAAGTGAATATGTAAGAGAATGGTTCATATTTGATTTGAACCTGCGTAATATCCTTTCAGCTATTAACTGTCGTAAGGGTCTGGGGCACATCGAGGCGTTAGGTAATGGTCGCGACGGAGCACTAAAATCAACCATTATTGGTAAAAACGAAATTACTGAAGCGATTCTTCGCAGTTCTGCAAGTGATTTTGGTCTTTCCTCGGCCCTGCCCTGGATCGAGCGGCTCCTTTCTTCGAGCAAAGGAGAGCTGGTTACTTTCGAAAAAGAGATTGATCAGCTTAAATGGGATATGGCTGAAGAGCTTGTGGGGTTATCGTATTTCGGTATAGAGACCATTGCGGCATTTACAATCAGACTTATGATTGTTGAGCGCTGGATGAAACTCGATGTTAAAACCGGTAGGCTTAAGCTGGACAGTCTTGTTGAGAAGCTTAAGAATAGTTTTACTGTTCCTGCGGGATTTTAA
- a CDS encoding lamin tail domain-containing protein, giving the protein MPCRKTSLAFLSVIFFVLIHLSCGQNPVDPPQDASGSLEVRALINNNTSKLAKTVATTFNTINVVVTGNDFDTLRCTIYADPFRPSITDTVRGIPPGTNRTVQVWTSNAEGETIHIDSEPLHTIRIDRGITTRLDVNLIPVKGSIFLQLTDIPGDVDTIVAVFASDERIWEVRQGASGKFYLSLDNIPHETEGFFSVIALGAGSTGDTLFISEQELFFDARSAQQIQLEFSTVTGSIELVFEIEQPGSVLSSGTFSPMAPESGELIITEIMYAVTDSEYVELFNPSPDTPFNGDLIIQIDKGTERVYEDITIAPQSYFVIGAREMPWADIWHETASALRLVRTGNWITLKKTDGTVMDRVVFSPQTAGLQWPPVSDKKSIELKREYYDVSSNNHGRYWKVSTTPIEGTGMYGTPGY; this is encoded by the coding sequence ATGCCTTGCAGAAAAACTTCTCTGGCCTTCCTTTCAGTCATCTTTTTTGTTTTAATTCATTTAAGCTGCGGTCAAAACCCGGTGGATCCACCTCAGGACGCCAGCGGCTCTCTTGAGGTTCGCGCCTTAATCAACAATAATACTTCAAAGCTCGCCAAAACAGTTGCAACCACATTCAACACCATAAATGTGGTAGTAACCGGAAACGATTTCGATACACTTCGATGTACTATTTATGCAGACCCCTTTCGCCCCTCCATAACCGACACCGTGCGCGGTATTCCTCCAGGCACCAATCGTACCGTCCAGGTGTGGACTTCAAACGCCGAGGGGGAAACTATCCACATTGATTCGGAGCCACTACACACCATCCGTATCGACAGGGGGATTACTACCCGGCTTGATGTAAACCTCATTCCTGTGAAGGGTTCAATTTTTCTTCAGCTCACTGACATTCCCGGTGATGTTGACACCATCGTTGCGGTATTTGCTTCCGATGAGCGAATATGGGAAGTAAGACAGGGTGCATCAGGAAAATTTTACCTTAGCCTGGACAATATACCACACGAAACAGAAGGTTTTTTTAGTGTCATAGCTCTGGGGGCTGGCTCTACGGGGGACACCCTGTTTATTTCTGAGCAAGAGCTTTTTTTCGATGCTCGTTCAGCGCAGCAAATTCAGCTTGAGTTTTCAACTGTAACCGGCTCAATTGAACTGGTATTTGAAATAGAGCAACCCGGCTCTGTTCTCTCCTCAGGCACCTTTTCACCAATGGCCCCCGAAAGCGGTGAACTAATTATAACAGAGATTATGTATGCTGTAACCGATTCGGAATATGTAGAACTGTTCAACCCCTCTCCTGACACTCCCTTCAATGGTGATCTTATTATTCAGATCGATAAAGGTACAGAGCGGGTGTATGAAGATATAACCATTGCACCTCAATCTTACTTTGTAATTGGAGCCAGGGAGATGCCATGGGCAGACATCTGGCATGAAACCGCAAGCGCATTACGGTTAGTGAGAACCGGAAACTGGATAACTTTAAAGAAAACCGACGGGACAGTAATGGACCGGGTTGTTTTCAGCCCCCAAACAGCGGGTCTTCAGTGGCCACCGGTATCGGATAAAAAATCGATAGAGCTTAAGCGGGAGTATTATGATGTGTCTTCAAATAATCATGGGCGATACTGGAAAGTATCAACCACCCCTATTGAAGGCACAGGTATGTACGGTACTCCCGGCTACTAA